In the Nerophis ophidion isolate RoL-2023_Sa linkage group LG01, RoL_Noph_v1.0, whole genome shotgun sequence genome, one interval contains:
- the dtd1 gene encoding D-aminoacyl-tRNA deacylase 1 isoform X1 has protein sequence MKAIIQRVTRASVTVGDEQISSIGRGVCVLLGISVDDTHADAEYIVRKILNLRLFEDENGRAWSKSVMDRNLEVLCVSQFTLQCILKGNKPDFHSAMPAELAQPFYASILENMRSGYKPELVKDGRFGASMQVHIQNDGPVTIEVVSPTASADPRQLSKQDKQQQRKEKTRSKGPSESARERGALRSRHDTNASSGAEGDVSSERET, from the exons ATGAAAGCAATCATCCAGAGAGTTACAAGAGCGTCCGTGACAG TGGGAGATGAGCAGATCAGTTCAATAGGGCGAGGTGTGTGTGTACTACTGGGGATATCTGTGGACGATACACACGCCGATGCGGAGTATAT AGTACGTAAGATACTCAATCTGCGGCTTTTTGAGGACGAGAACGGGCGGGCATGGAGCAAAAGTGTCATGGACCGGAATTTGGAGGTGCTGTGCGTGAGTCAGTTCACCCTGCAGTGCATACTTAAAGGCAACAAGCCGGACTTCCACTCAGCGATGCCCGCAGAGTTGGCCCAACCTTTCTACGCCAGCATCCTGGAGAATATGAGGAGTGGCTACAAGCCCGAGCTTGTTAAAG ATGGAAGGTTTGGGGCCTCCATGCAAGTACACATTCAGAATGATGGCCCTGTTACCATTGAAGTTGTTTCACCGACTGCTTCTGCAGACCCCAGACAG CTGTCCAAGCAGGATAAGCAGCAGCAGAGGAAGGAGAAGACACGCTCTAAGGGCCCCTCAGAGTCGGCGAGGGAGAGGGGTGCCCTGCGTTCCCGACATGACACCAATGCCAGTAGTGGTGCGGAGGGTGATGTGTCTTCAGAGAGAGAGACCTAA
- the dtd1 gene encoding D-aminoacyl-tRNA deacylase 1 isoform X2 — MAELGDEQISSIGRGVCVLLGISVDDTHADAEYIVRKILNLRLFEDENGRAWSKSVMDRNLEVLCVSQFTLQCILKGNKPDFHSAMPAELAQPFYASILENMRSGYKPELVKDGRFGASMQVHIQNDGPVTIEVVSPTASADPRQLSKQDKQQQRKEKTRSKGPSESARERGALRSRHDTNASSGAEGDVSSERET; from the exons ATGGCTGAGT TGGGAGATGAGCAGATCAGTTCAATAGGGCGAGGTGTGTGTGTACTACTGGGGATATCTGTGGACGATACACACGCCGATGCGGAGTATAT AGTACGTAAGATACTCAATCTGCGGCTTTTTGAGGACGAGAACGGGCGGGCATGGAGCAAAAGTGTCATGGACCGGAATTTGGAGGTGCTGTGCGTGAGTCAGTTCACCCTGCAGTGCATACTTAAAGGCAACAAGCCGGACTTCCACTCAGCGATGCCCGCAGAGTTGGCCCAACCTTTCTACGCCAGCATCCTGGAGAATATGAGGAGTGGCTACAAGCCCGAGCTTGTTAAAG ATGGAAGGTTTGGGGCCTCCATGCAAGTACACATTCAGAATGATGGCCCTGTTACCATTGAAGTTGTTTCACCGACTGCTTCTGCAGACCCCAGACAG CTGTCCAAGCAGGATAAGCAGCAGCAGAGGAAGGAGAAGACACGCTCTAAGGGCCCCTCAGAGTCGGCGAGGGAGAGGGGTGCCCTGCGTTCCCGACATGACACCAATGCCAGTAGTGGTGCGGAGGGTGATGTGTCTTCAGAGAGAGAGACCTAA